From Heteronotia binoei isolate CCM8104 ecotype False Entrance Well chromosome 17, APGP_CSIRO_Hbin_v1, whole genome shotgun sequence, one genomic window encodes:
- the HPN gene encoding serine protease hepsin, whose translation MAEKDGGLKSQGCSLCKVVAVTASGFLLLAGIGAGIWAIVMSVLGSEGESLYVVQVSPGDQRLTLYDENEGKWRLLCSSPANAQMATLGCEEMGFIRSLSHSVLSADTAGVNGTSGYFCVDESRLPFARRLNEAIVVCECPTGRFLATLCQDCGRRKLPMDRIVGGQDASLGKWPWQVSLRYDRTHLCGGSVISEEWVVTAAHCFPERNRVVSRWRVFAGAVSQQSAKGLQVGVTSVVYHGGYQPFLDPNSEENSNDIALMHLGTPLSFSEYIQPICLPALGQPLVDGKICTVTGWGNTQYYGQQSDVLQEASVPIISTSVCNSPDYYGSQIRPKMFCAGFAAGGTDACQGDSGGPFVCEDGISRTSRWRLCGIVSWGTGCALANKPGVYTKVNDFQGWIYRAMKTHSHASGMVIQH comes from the exons ATGGCTGAAAAGGATG GAGGCCTTAAATCACAGGGCTGCTCTCTGTGCAAAGTGGTAGCTGTGACAGCCAGTGGCTTCCTACTGCTAGCTGGGATTGGAGCTGGAATCTGGGCTATTG TGATGTCTGTGCTTGGGAGTGAAGGCGAGAGTCTGTATGTCG TTCAGGTGAGCCCCGGAGACCAGCGCCTCACCCTGTATGATGAGAATGAAGGCAAGTGGAGGCTTCTGTGTTCATCTCCTGCTAATGCTCAAATGGCCACCTTGGGTTGCGAGGAAATGGGCTTTATCAG ATCTCTCTCACACTCCGTCCTGTCTGCCGATACCGCAGGGGTCAACGGGACTTCCGGCTATTTCTGTGTGGATGAGTCCCGCCTACCTTTTGCCCGAAGGCTCAACGAGGCCATTGTTGTGTG TGAATGTCCAACAGGTCGGTTTCTGGCAACACTCTGCCAAG ATTGTGGACGCCGGAAGTTGCCCATGGACCGGATTGTGGGCGGCCAAGATGCCAGCTTGGGCAAGTGGCCCTGGCAAGTCAGCCTGCGCTACGACAGGACTCATCTTTGCGGGGGCTCCGTCATTTCTGAGGAGTGGGTAGTCACGGCTGCGCACTGTTTCCCAGA GAGGAATCGAGTGGTCAGCCGGTGGAGGGTGTTCGCAGGTGCAGTTTCTCAGCAATCAGCCAAGGGGCTGCAGGTGGGGGTGACGAGTGTGGTGTACCACGGCGGGTACCAGCCTTTCCTGGATCCCAACAGCGAGGAGAACAGCAATGACATTGCTCTTATGCACCTGGGAACACCCCTTTCCTTCAGCG AATATATCCAACCCATCTGCCTTCCAGCCCTGGGTCAGCCCTTGGTGGATGGCAAGATCTGTACAGTAACAGGCTGGGGCAACACACAGTACTATG GTCAACAGTCGGACGTGCTGCAAGAGGCCAGCGTGCCAATCATCAGCACCAGCGTCTGCAACAGCCCGGATTACTACGGCAGCCAGATCAGGCCTAAGATGTTCTGTGCGGGTTTTGCTGCCGGAGGCACGGATGCCTGCCAG GGTGACAGCGGTGGCCCCTTTGTGTGTGAGGATGGTATTTCACGGACTTCACGTTGgcggctctgtggcattgtgagCTGGGGCACTGGTTGCGCACTTGCCAATAAACCAGGAGTCTATACCAAGGTCAATGACTTTCAGGGCTGGATCTATCGGGCCATGAAG